Within the Gloeobacter kilaueensis JS1 genome, the region CGGTACACCCGTTCACTTTATCGGGGCGCTGGGAGACGACTTCGAGGGCGACAAACTGCTCACTGTCCTGCAAAGTAGTGGCGTGCAGACGGCGGGCGTGCAGCGCGCTGCTTTGCCGACACGCAAAGTCTACGTCACCCGCACCAGTGCGGGCGAGCGCACCTTTTCGAGCTTCGGCGGCGATCCGCCAGATGCCTTTGCCGACACGCACCTGGAGGCTGAGGCGATTCCCGACGCTCTCTTTGAAGGGGCCGGGTTTATCAGCCTGGGCACCCTGATGGCCGCCTACCCCATCTCCGGTGCTGCGATCTTTCACGCCCTCGATCTGGCCGATGAGCATTTTGTGAAAGTCTGCCTCGATATCAACTGGCGACCGGTCTTCTGGGACGCCCCCGACCGGGCCGCTCCGATCGTTCTCGATCTGATCGCCCGCGCCGACGTGCTCAAGGTGAGCGAGGAAGACGCCGAATGGCTGGGACTTACTTCCCTCGACGCCATCGCTGAGCGCTTCGACCAGTTGGAGGCGATCTTTCTCACCCGTGGCGAGCGCGGCTGCCTCTGGCAGGTCGGTTCCGCCCACGGCGAACATCCTGGCTACCGGGTCTCTACGGTCGATACGACCGGGGCAGGCGACACTTTTACGGCTGCGCTGTTGCACCAGTTCAACCAGCTCTCGCCGATGAAATGGCCAGGGGCAGCCCCGGCAATCGTCGATTACGCCTCCGCTGCTGCTGCCTTGAGCACGACGAGCCCCGGCGGTATCGGCAGTACTCCCGACGATGCGACAATTCGCGCCTTCTTACACGGTCAGGTTAGAGCAGGCGGCCCTGCTGCTTTTTAGCCGCCCGCCCAATGGCGTAGAAGCGATCGAGGGTGCCTCTGTAATCCTGCAGTCCCTCGAAGCGCATCCCGCACTTTTCCATTACCCGCCAGGAGGCAATATTTTCGGGCATAGCGGCAGCGACGATCCGCTCCAGGCCACGGTCGAGTCCCCAGGCGAGTACAGCCTGCACCGCCTCGCTCATGTAGCCCCGGCCCCAGAACGCCTGAGCAAGGCCATAGCCCAGTTCCGTGTCGGACGTATCAAAGAGAAAGCGCAAAAAGCAGTAGCCCGCGAACACCCGAGGGTCACGAACGACGATTGCCCAGGCTCCGTGACCGGGGTGATCGCCGTAGTGTATCCAGCGTTCGATAAAGTCATGCACCTGCTCGCGAGTCAGAGATACCAGCGAGGTGTAGCGCACGACGTTCGGATCGCTCCAGAGCCGGTAGAGATCTTCCTCATCCGCAGGCGTCAGAGGACGCAGGATCAGCCGTTCGGTCTCGATGGTCGCGAGCATGGTTTTTTTCTGTTGAGCCATTGCTGCTCATGTTCGCATGGGAGGGTCGCAGGCCGCCGCGCAAAATCCGACAATGAACACAGCCCAACCCAGGAGGAATCATGGCACTTGGTATGCTCGTCGAAGGCCAGTGGGTCAATCAAGAAAAAGACCGCGACGCCCAGGGACGCTTTAACCGCACGCCGACCAGTTTTCGCCGCTGGATCCGCGCTGACGGCAGCAGTGAGTTTGCTCCGGAGCCAGGCCGCTACCACCTCTACGTCTCTCTGGCCTGTCCCTGGGCCCACCGCACCATCTTGATGCGCAGGCT harbors:
- a CDS encoding carbohydrate kinase family protein is translated as MSSPPILCLGEMLLDCLADQPDRLEAEVSSWTSYPGGAPANAACALARLGTPVHFIGALGDDFEGDKLLTVLQSSGVQTAGVQRAALPTRKVYVTRTSAGERTFSSFGGDPPDAFADTHLEAEAIPDALFEGAGFISLGTLMAAYPISGAAIFHALDLADEHFVKVCLDINWRPVFWDAPDRAAPIVLDLIARADVLKVSEEDAEWLGLTSLDAIAERFDQLEAIFLTRGERGCLWQVGSAHGEHPGYRVSTVDTTGAGDTFTAALLHQFNQLSPMKWPGAAPAIVDYASAAAALSTTSPGGIGSTPDDATIRAFLHGQVRAGGPAAF
- a CDS encoding GNAT family N-acetyltransferase, whose product is MLATIETERLILRPLTPADEEDLYRLWSDPNVVRYTSLVSLTREQVHDFIERWIHYGDHPGHGAWAIVVRDPRVFAGYCFLRFLFDTSDTELGYGLAQAFWGRGYMSEAVQAVLAWGLDRGLERIVAAAMPENIASWRVMEKCGMRFEGLQDYRGTLDRFYAIGRAAKKQQGRLL